Proteins encoded in a region of the Equus asinus isolate D_3611 breed Donkey chromosome X, EquAss-T2T_v2, whole genome shotgun sequence genome:
- the HCFC1 gene encoding host cell factor 1 isoform X6 gives MASAVSPANSPAVLLQPRWKRVVGWSGPVPRPRHGHRAVAIKELIVVFGGGNEGIVDELHVYNTATNQWFIPAVRGDIPPGCAAYGFVCDGTRLLVFGGMVEYGKYSNDLYELQASRWEWKRLKAKTPKNGPPPCPRLGHSFSLVGNKCYLFGGLANDSEDPKNNIPRYLNDLYILELRPGSGVVAWDIPITYGVLPPPRESHTAVVYTEKDNKKSKLVIYGGMSGCRLGDLWTLDIETLTWNKPSLSGVAPLPRSLHSATTIGNKMYVFGGWVPLVMDDVKVATHEKEWKCTNTLACLNLDTMAWETILMDTLEDNIPRARAGHCAVAINTRLYIWSGRDGYRKAWNNQVCCKDLWYLETEKPPPPARVQLVRANTNSLEVSWGAVATADSYLLQLQKYDIPATAATATSPTPNPVPSVPTNPPKSPAPAAAAPAVQPLTQVGITLLPQAAAAPPTTTTIQVLPTVPGSSISVPTAARTQGVPAVLKVTGPQATTGTPLVTMRPASQAGKAPVTVTSLPAGVRMVVPTQSAQGTVIGSSPQMSGMAALAAAAAATQKIPPSSAPTVLSVPAGTTIVKTVAVTPGTTTLPATVKVASSPVMVSNPATRMLKTAAAQVGTSVSSAANTSTRPIITVHKSGTVTVAQQAQVVTTVVGGVTKTITLVKSPISVPGGSALISNLGKVMSVVQTKPVQTSAVTGQASTGPVTQIIQTKGPLPAGTILKLVTSADGKPTTIITTTQASGAGTKPTILGISSVSPSTTKPGTTTIIKTIPMSAIITQAGATGVTSSPGIKSPITIITTKVMTSGTGAPAKIITAVPKIATGHGQQGVTQVVLKGAPGQPGTILRTVPMGGVRLVTPVTVSAVKPAVTTLVVKGTTGVTTLGTVTGTVSTSLAGAGGHSTSASLATPITTLGTIATLSSQVINPTAITVSAAQTTLTAASGLTTPTITMQPVSQPTQVTLITAPSGVEAQPVHDLPVSILASPTTEQPTATVTIADSGQGDVQPGTVTLVCSNPPCETHETGTTNTATTTVVANLGGHSQPAQVQFVCDRQEAAASLVTSPVGQQNGSVVRVCSNPPCETHETGTTSTATTATSNMAGQHGCSNPPCETHETGTTSTATTAMSTIGTGQQRDARHAYVASTAPAVVRVSLASGASQGAQGSVKPSCQTCQTSATSTTMTVMATSAPLLGPSLVLEAGGHSTTFVQLAPVSSQVRPSGLGGKDSPIAGLGQLVSAGHQLEAHHTHTTNTPTTARSTMGAAELGEAQGTLIPVYESSSGAAVTVTALEALLCPSATVVQVCSNPPCETHETGTTNTATTSSAGSAQRVCSNPPCETHETGTTHTPTTATSSGAAGQPEGGQQPPAGHPCETHQTTSTGTTMSVSVGALLPATTPSPRTLESTLEVAAPPTVTPQAGVSLLAPFPTQRVCSNPPCETHETGTTHTATTVTSNMSSNQDPPPATSDQGEVESTQSDSVNLTSSSAITTTVSSTLTRAVTTVTQSTPVPGPSVPPPEELQASPGPRQQLPPRQLLQPASTPLMGESTEVLSASQTPELQAAVDLSSTGDSSSGQEPASSAVVATVVVQPPPPTQSEVDQLSLPQELMAEAQAGTTTLMVTGLTPEELAVTAAAEAAAQAAATEEAQALAIQAVLQAAQQAVMGTGEPMDTSEAAAAVTQAELGHLSAEGQEGQATTIPIVLTQQELAALVQQQQQLQEAQAQQQHHHLPTEALAPADSLNDPTIESNCLNELAGAVPSTVALLPSTATESLAPSNTFVAPQPVVVASPAKLQAAATLTEVANGIESLGVKPDLPPPPSKAPVKKENQWFDVGVIKGTNVMVTHYFLPPDDAVPSDDDSGTVPDYNQLKKQELQPGTAYKFRVAGINACGRGPFSEISAFKTCLPGFPGAPCAIKISKSPDGAHLTWEPPSVTSGKIIEYSVYLAIQSSQAGGEPKSSTPAQLAFMRVYCGPSPSCLVQSSSLSNAHIDYTTKPAIIFRIAARNEKGYGPATQVRWLQETSKDSSGAKPASKRPMSSPEM, from the exons GTACCTGAATGACTTATACATCCTGGAATTGCGGCCAGGCTCTGGAGTGGTAGCCTGGGACATCCCCATCACTTACGGtgtcctgcccccaccccgggaGTCACATACTGCCGTGGTCTACACTGAGAAAGACAACAAGAAGTCCAAGCTGGTGATCTACGGAGGAATGAGTGGCTGCAGGCTGGGGGACCTCTGGACCCTGGATATTG AGACTCTGACATGGAATAAGCCCAGTCTCAGCGGGGTGGCGCCACTTCCTCGAAGTCTCCACTCGGCCACGACCATAGGAAACAA AATGTACGTGTTTGGTGGCTGGGTGCCTCTCGTCATGGATGACGTCAAAGTGGCCACACACGAGAAGGAGTGGAAGTGTACCAACACACTGGCTTGTCTCAACCTGG atACCATGGCCTGGGAGACCATCCTGATGGACACACTGGAGGACAATATTCCCCGGGCCCGAGCTGGCCACTGCGCTGTAGCCATCAACACCCGCCTGTACATTTGGAGTGGGCGCGATGGCTACCGAAAGGCCTGGAACAACCAGGTCTGCTGCAAGGACCTCTGGTACCTGGAAACAG AAAAGCCACCACCCCCGGCCCGGGTACAGCTGGTGCGAGCCAACACCAACTCCCTGGAGGTGAGCTGGGGGGCAGTGGCAACAGCCGACAGTTACCTTCTGCAGCTCCAGAAATATGACATTCCTGCCACGGCTGCTACTGCCACCTCCCCCACACCCAATCCAGTCCCGTCTGTGCCTACCAACCCTCCCAAGAGCCCTGCCCCGGCAGCAGCCGCACCTGCCGTGCAGCCGCTGACCCAAGTAGGCATCACGCTCCTGCCCCAGGCTGCCGCCGCGCCCccgaccaccaccaccatccaggTCTTGCCGACAGTGCCTGGCAGCTCGATTTCCGTGCCCACCGCAGCCAGGACTCAAG GTGTCCCTGCTGTTCTCAAAGTGACTGGTCCTCAGGCTACCACAGGAACCCCATTAGTCACCATGCGACCTGCGAGCCAGGCTGGGAAAGCGCCCGTCACCGTGACCTCCCTACCTGCAGGCGTGCGAATGGTCGTGCCGACGCAGAGCGCCCAGGGGACG GTGATCGGCAGCAGCCCGCAGATGAGTGGGATGGCTGCACTGGCGGCCGCAGCCGCCGCCACCCAAAAGATCCCTCCTTCTTCGGCGCCCACAGTGCTGAGTGTCCCAGCGGGCACCACCATCGTCAAAACTGTGGCTGTGACACCTGGCACTACCACTCTCCCGGCCACTGTGAAGGTGGCCTCCTCACCAGTCATG GTGAGCAACCCAGCCACTCGCATGCTGAAGACCGCAGCTGCCCAGGTGGGGACATCCGTCTCCTCCGCTGCCAACACGTCTACCCGCCCCATCATCACGGTGCACAAGTCGGGGACTGTGACAGTGGCCCAGCAAGCCCAGGTGGTGACCACGGTGGTGGGTGGGGTCACCAAGACCATCACCCTGGTGAAGAGCCCCATCTCCGTCCCAGGAGGCAGTGCTCTG atTTCCAACCTGGGCAAAGTGATGTCAGTGGTCCAGACTAAACCAGTGCAGACTTCGGCAGTCACAGGCCAGGCGTCTACGGGCCCGGTGACTCAGATCATCCAG ACCAAAGGGCCCCTGCCAGCCGGGACCATTCTCAAGCTGGTGACCTCAGCAGATGGCAAGCCCACTACCATCATCACTACCACGCAGGCCAGTGGGGCCGGTACTAAACCCACCATCCTGGGCATCAGCAGTGTGTCCCCCAGCACTACGAAGCCTGGCACAACGACCATCATCAAGACTATCCCCATGTCGGCCATCATCACGCAGGCGGGCGCCACAG GTGTGACCAGCAGCCCTGGCATCAAGTcccccatcaccatcatcaccaccaagGTTATGACTTCAGGGACTGGAGCGCCTGCCAAAATCATCACTGCTGTCCCCAAAATTGCAACTGGCCATGGGCAGCAAGGAGTGACCCAG GTGGTGCTAAAGGgggcccctggacagccaggtACCATCCTCCGCACTGTGCCCATGGGGGGCGTTCGTCTGGTCACCCCCGTCACTGTCTCCGCCGTCAAACCGGCCGTTACCACATTGGTTGTGAAGGGTACCACAG GTGTCACAACATTAGGCACGGTGACAGGCACCGTTTCCACCAGCCTTGCTGGAGCTGGGGGCCACAGCACCAGCGCCTCCCTGGCCACACCTATCACCACCTTGGGCACTATCGCCACCCTCTCAAGCCAGGTGATCAACCCCACTGCCATCACTGTGTCAGCGGCGCAGACCACGCTGACGGCGGCCAGCGGGCTCaccacccccaccatcaccatGCAG CCTGTCTCCCAGCCTACCCAGGTGACTCTGATCACAGCACCCAGTGGGGTTGAGGCCCAGCCTGTGCATGACCTCCCTGTGTCCATCCTGGCCTCGCCTACTACAGAACAGCCCACAGCTACAGTTACCATTGCTGACTCAGGCCAGGGTGATGTGCAGCCTGGCACCGTGACGCTGGTGTGCTCCAACCCGCCGTGCGAGACCCATGAGACGGGCACTACCAACACCGCCACCACCACTGTTGTGGCTAACCTCGGGGGGCACTCCCAGCCCGCCCAGGTGCAGTTTGTCTGTGACAGACAAGAGGCAGCTGCTTCTCTCGTGACCTCACCAGTGGGGCAGCAGAATGGCAGCGTGGTTCGCGTCTGCTCGAACCCGCCGTGCGAGACCCATGAGACAGGCACCACCAGCACCGCCACCACCGCCACCTCCAACATGGCGGGGCAGCATGGCTGCTCGAACCCGCCTTGCGAGACCCACGAGACAGGCACCACCAGCACCGCCACCACCGCCATGTCAACCATTGGTACCGGCCAGCAGCGAGATGCCCGGCATGCCTATGTGGCCAGCACTGCTCCTGCTGTGGTCCGGGTCAGCCTGGCTTCTGGGGCGTCACAGGGAGCCCAGGGTTCTGTCAAGCCCTCGTGCCAAACCTGCCAGACCAGCGCAACCAGCACCACCATGACTGTGATGGCCACCAGTGCCCCGCTCCTTGGGCCAAGCCTGGTGCTGGAGGCTGGCGGCCACAGCACCACTTTTGTGCAGTTGGCCCCTGTGAGCAGCCAAGTCAGGCCCAGCGGCCTTGGCGGCAAGGACAGCCCCATAGCTGGCCTAGGTCAGCTGGTGTCTGCAGGGCACCAGCTGGAGGCACATCATACCCACACAACCAACACACCCACCACAGCCCGCTCCACCATGGGTGCCGCAGAGCTCGGTGAGGCACAGGGAACCCTCATTCCTGTGTACGAGAGCTCATCTGGTGCCGCTGTGACTGTGACAGCCCTGGAGGCATTGCTGTGCCCTTCGGCCACCGTGGTCCAAGTCTGCTCCAACCCGCCATGTGAGACCCATGAGACGGGCACCACCAACACAGCCACTACCTCGAGCGCAGGCAGTGCCCAGCGGGTCTGCTCCAACCCGCCATGCGAGACCCACGAGACGGGCACCACCCATACACCTACCACCGCCACCTCCAGCGGGGCTGCGGGCCAGCCTGAGGGTGGGCAGCAGCCCCCTGCTGGCCACCCCTGTGAGACACACCAGACCACTTCCACTGGTACCACCATGTCGGTCAGCGTAggagccctgctccctgccaCCACTCCCTCCCCCAGGACCCTGGAGTCCACCTTGGAGGTGGCAGCACCACCCACGGTTACCCCCCAGGCCGGCGTTTCGTTACTGGCTCCTTTCCCGACACAGAGGGTGTGCTCCAATCCCCCCTGTGAGACACACGAGACAGGCACCACGCACACGGCCACCACTGTCACCTCCAACATGAGCTCAAACCAAG ATCCCCCACCGGCTACCAGCGACCAGGGAGAGGTGGAGAGCACCCAGAGTGACAGTGTGAACCTCACCAGCTCCAGTGCCATCACGACCACTGTGTCTTCCACGCTAACGCGGGCTGTGACCACTGTGACACAGTCCACGCCGGTCCCTGGCCCCTCGGTGCCG CCCCCAGAGGAACTCCAGGCCTCACCAGGGCCTCGCCAGCAGCTGCCGCCACGGCAACTCCTGCAGCCCGCCTCCACACCCCTGATGGGGGAGTCCACCGAGGTCCTGTCAGCCTCCCAGACCCCTGAGCTCCAGGCCGCCGTGGATCTGAGCAGTACAGGGGACTCATCTTCAGGCCAGGAGCCTGCCAGTTCAGCTGTGGTAGCCACTGTGGTGGTCCAGCCACCCCCGCCCACACAGTCTGAAGTAGACCAGTTGTCACTTCCCCAAGAGCTGATGGCTGAGGCCCAGGCGGGCACCACCACCCTCATGGTAACAGGGCTCACCCCTGAGGAGTTGGCAGTGACTGCTGCTGCTGAAGCAGCTGCCCAGGCCGCAGCCACAGAGGAAGCCCAGGCCCTGGCCATCCAGGCAGTGCTCCAGGCCGCCCAGCAGGCTGTCATGG GCACTGGAGAACCCATGGACACGTCCGAGGCAGCAGCAGCCGTGAcacaggcagagctgggccaCTTGTCAGCCGAGGGCCAGGAGGGCCAGGCCACCACCATCCCCATCGTGCTGACACAGCAGGAGCTGGCTGCCCtggtgcagcagcagcagcagctgcaggaggCGCAGGCCCAGCAGCAGCACCATCACCTCCCCACCGAGGCCCTGGCCCCTGCCGACAGCCTCAATGACCCGACTATTGAGAGCAACTGCCTCAATGAGCTGGCCGGGGCTGTTCCCAGCACTGTGGCCCTGCTACCCTCCACAGCCACTGAGA gcctggccccttCCAACACATTTGTGGCTCCCCAGCCAGTCGTGGTAGCCAGCCCCGCGAAGCTGCAGGCTGCAGCTACCCTCACTGAAGTGGCTAACGGCATCGAGTCCCTGGGCGTG AAGCCGGACCTACCACCTCCACCCAGCAAAGCCCCTGTGAAGAAGGAGAATCAGTGGTTTGATGTGGGGGTCATTAAGGGCACCAACGTAATGGTGACACACTATTTCCTTCCACCAGATGATGCTGTCCCATCTGAT GATGACTCGGGCACTGTCCCAGACTATAACCAGCTAAAGAAGCAGGAGCTGCAGCCGGGCACAGCCTATAAGTTTCGTGTTGCTGGGATCAATGCCTGTGGGCGAGGGCCCTTCAGCGAGATCTCAGCCTTTAAGACGTGTCTGCCTGGTTTCCCAGGGGCCCCCTGTGCTATTAAAATCAGCAAA AGTCCGGATGGTGCTCACCTCACCTGGGAGCCGCCctctgtgacctcgggcaagaTCATTGAGTACTCCGTGTACCTGGCCATACAGAGCTCACAGGCCGGTGGTGAGCCCAAGAGCTCCACCCCGGCTCAGCTGGCCTTCATGCGGGTGTACTGCGGGCCCAGCCCGTCCTGCCTCGTGCAGTCCTCCAGCCTCTCCAACGCCCACATCGACTACACCACCAAGCCTGCCATCATATTCCGCATTGCTGCCCGCAACGAGAAGGGCTACGGCCCAGCCACCCAAGTGAGGTGGTTGCAAG AAACCAGTAAAGACAGCTCTGGCGCCAAACCGGCCAGCAAGCGGCCCATGTCCTCTCCGGAAATGTAA